Below is a window of Camelina sativa cultivar DH55 chromosome 11, Cs, whole genome shotgun sequence DNA.
TAGCTGTCTTTACATGTGTTTCTTTAGTAGTGGtctaattttaataaaataattaatatagttatatgattaatatatatatatatatatatatatatatatttgagcaACATTGTCCATTTACACCGTTGGTGATGGTCTAACGATGCCTGCATAACCTCTCCAAGCCTAACTAATGTGATCCTAAACCCGTAATAAACTTAATTAAACcagcaaataaaatataaaaatataacacttTATAAAGGATACAGATTATACTTAACGATATTGAACAAGTCTTACGGCTCAATCGTCCCGCACATTTATCcgctttcctttttttcttctcatcctcCTGATAACATTAACATACGACATGTGGTCaatttatattaacaatatTCACATAATTACACaacttataaattacattttatttctAGGCATTTCCTTCTCTTTACCTTTCCCctcattacaaaataaaaacaaaaataaacatcatttatccaaattattttcaaatacaGAAATGAATATATACGGTgttaattaggaaaaaaatacaaagctTCATTCCTATTTTCTTTATCATACTTTATCTTTTCCTCCTCCGATTTCCATGTTGTTCGAAAGGtctattaaacaaattaaaaaataaaacaaaaacaaaaaattatgaatgaACAAGGACAATGTAAAATACCcaaatgttttttaaactctGGAAAAAATTGAGacttaaacttttgaaaaacataaaaatggtTGTTCGGAATTGGAGAAAACCCACAATGAGAAGAGACTTAGTATATACTAGACTCAAATTCAAGacatttttatttaagaaagaaaCTATGGTTTCAAATGTATATAGCTGAACATAATTGGCACACATaactaatacatatatatatatatatatatatacatgaatatCACATTGACACATTACatgattctatatttttatgtaCATTTTAATTTAGAGTTAATAAAAAagatagaatttttttaatgctTTCCTCTATCTAAAATCTCCTTTATGTACCAtggtatattttatatttataatttatgaaaatgaaattgtCACAATTAATCACCGAATTTACTTACACAGAACAAAAACCCACaattaaataaagataatataagtaaatgataattttgtttgtatatcaaaaatcatcaccaattaaatattttatacaaaatatctaTGAACTTACTTTTATGAAATTGGCAATATGAGTGTTTCTGGTCACGTTAATAAATTTCTCGGGCTATGTTTATTTCTCGACCTCTTCACGTCTGTAAACTCCAcccatttttctgttttcgtGTGTACACTATTTTTAGATCTATTTGATTTCGATTATTGTCCCTATGCATCTACAATcgtaaatcaaaataaataaataaaaaactatttttcctagataaaatgaataattgtttatttttcttcacctAATTTATGGttacattttttcttgttttcatctagaatttatttttatggttAGTATGGACATACAAATTTTTCCATTATTCACCCAAAATAACTCTTTTTCAATGGACACACGGTAAATGTTTTATGAACAAAGTTTCTAATGaacatttttttccattttttggtttaatgttaaaaTGGGAATGAACATTAAGAAAACTCAACATATTTTtgctctaaaaaaaaacaaaaaagaacttgGCAAATAAATCAATCGATCATGGATCTTTTTATCACTTTGTCCACAACTACCACAATTCCTTTAATTTAAACCGTATTcggtttcatttttctttgaataattACTTAAAGCTAGgtttaatttataaatgatCTCCTTTGAACCGCTTCTATGTACAtcaatgtttttactttttagtgaTAAAAAGTCACCAAAAATCACGACAAGTACAAGATCCATTCTTGAAACAATGAAACCTATTTACATCCCTAACAACAATTTCTCTCTGCACAATCTCACTGATCAGCTTGAAAGCCTCATGGCAATCTCTACACATCCTCAAATTGTTCATAATCCGAATAGTTGATCCCGCAGGCAAATGAATCAATCCATAGGCTAAAGCCAATCTCTCACAATGCAAATTCACCATTGCCTCTTTAGCTTCCTCGtcaacatcaacaaaaaccGATGAACTTGTGATCATACTACTTCCCCTGTGTCCTCTTTCCTTCATTCGCTTCTGCAGATCTTTCAAAAACCTCTCAATCTCACCGCTTTCATCACAAGACAAATCCCCAGCGTGAAAGACATAAACTGACCCCTTACTCTCAATCCAGCTACAAGCTCGTTCTTTCACGTTTCCACTACGCTTCATCTCTAATCGAAGAGACTCTGAATCTTCCCATCCTCCAGCCACAGCATAAGCATTGGATAATGCGATATACGCACTTGTCACTTGCTGATCCGACTGAATTAACCGCTTGCTTGCTTCACAAACAATCTCTACTCTCCCATGTAACCTACCAGCTGAAAGAAGAGCTCCCCACAAGAGCGCCCCTTGCTCTGCTCCAACTTGTATCGTTTTCGCCAAGTCATAAGCTTCGTCAACACGGCCACATCTCCCAAGCATATCAACAACACAAGTGTAATGCTTCGGGTCAGGGATTACACCATGCTTCTCAGCCATTGAATTCAAGAACTCTAAGCCTTCGTTAACAAGACCCGAATGGCCACAAGCGTGTAACACGCCGAGTAACGTTACATAGTTAGGATTTATTCTCTTTCCAACCATTTCATCGAATAGTTTGATCGCTGCTTCTCCAAGTCCATGCTTTGCCTTTGCCATGATCATAGACGTGTACGTTATAACAGAATGACAACGAATGCTCAAGAAGACTTTCTCCGCACAGCTGAGAGACCCGCACTTCGCGTACATATCAAGAAGCGAGCTAGCAACCACATTGTTCGATTCATAACCACCTCGAGTGACTAACCCGTGAGCAACTTCTCCCCATTTCAGCCTACCTAAACTAGAGCAAGCACTAATTACACTAGCCAGCATGAACTGATTCGGCCTATCTAACGTCGAAGAAGCATTGAATGATCTAAACAACTCAATAGCTTCATGGCCACGACCGCTCTGCGCATAAGCAGTGATCATAGAAGTCCAAGAAACAACATTTCTACCATAACCAATCATGGAGTCAAAAACCCTTCTAGCCGTTTCCACATCGTTGCATTTCCCATACATGTCAACAAGAGAGGAACTCACCACGGTATTGCTTCTGAGCCCGGAAATCTCAAGACGGGCGTGTATGCATTTCCCGATTCTTGATTCAGCCAAAGACGAACATGCTTTAAAGACACTAGCAAACGTGTACTCATTGGGAGGCACAGATCTGTCTTCATGCATCTCCTGAAACATAGACAGAGCAGTTTGAGGCTGACCCATGTTGTTAAACCCAGAAATAACCGAAGTCCAGGAAACGACGTTTGGTTGACACATTTCACCAAACACCTTGCGTGCAGTGTTGACTTCTCTGAGCTTGACATAACTATTTATGAGGAGATTCACAGTGAAAGTGTCACTCGCGAGCCCAAGTTTCAGAGTCAGGGTATGTAATAAATTTGTAAGAATAGGGTTGGTGGATTCCGAAAGCTTATGTACCAAGAAAGCTTTCGTTtttatgtgaagaagaagaaacggagAAGTTGTTGCATTTGCAGGGGCTAATCGGACATTTTGGATTAACCGTTTTTTCATTGGGTCAATTTTGtgggattattataattatgacTTTCATTTATATTCTCTATTTATATAATGCGGTGTCGTTTAATATTTTCACTCATTAGTcgaattaaaaaacataaaataattcaGATTTATGTTTACAGAGATGGTGGACCACAATATTTTAGTCTTCGTAAACATTGAGGTTTGTCCTTTCTTTGTGTGTCGATAAATGAGGGCATAGCCTTTATCACTCCATTTCTCTCCCCAGTTGTTTTTTTGCAATCCAGTATGCGTTCCCGAAATCATTAATACCATAACCGACGATAACAACAACATATGCGATGGTATCTTTGCTAAACTTAATCCAGACATGGACTTGGATGTCTTGTAAATCCTATACAACAAGTTTAAAAAACTGTAACTTAATAGATAGTTAACTAAAAGTTCATggaaataatttgaatatataacttaaactaggaaatttgaaatctataataatttatttaagtttttgaaaataCCTTATGTATCACATAAAATGACTATTTTGCCTTTAATCaagaattaatttaaaagttaaaaaattaatacaatatacttaaattaattcatatgaccaaccaatcaaggttgaaaaattagaagaaaattaatttgacataattaataaaataatagaaaattataagcacagtaatatatgaatctcaaataattcaaagatgaaaatataaaattaaataaaacaatctaaaattacaacaaaattttttaaaatacattactagaaaaagaagatgcatatattaat
It encodes the following:
- the LOC104723574 gene encoding pentatricopeptide repeat-containing protein At4g15720, with the translated sequence MKKRLIQNVRLAPANATTSPFLLLHIKTKAFLVHKLSESTNPILTNLLHTLTLKLGLASDTFTVNLLINSYVKLREVNTARKVFGEMCQPNVVSWTSVISGFNNMGQPQTALSMFQEMHEDRSVPPNEYTFASVFKACSSLAESRIGKCIHARLEISGLRSNTVVSSSLVDMYGKCNDVETARRVFDSMIGYGRNVVSWTSMITAYAQSGRGHEAIELFRSFNASSTLDRPNQFMLASVISACSSLGRLKWGEVAHGLVTRGGYESNNVVASSLLDMYAKCGSLSCAEKVFLSIRCHSVITYTSMIMAKAKHGLGEAAIKLFDEMVGKRINPNYVTLLGVLHACGHSGLVNEGLEFLNSMAEKHGVIPDPKHYTCVVDMLGRCGRVDEAYDLAKTIQVGAEQGALLWGALLSAGRLHGRVEIVCEASKRLIQSDQQVTSAYIALSNAYAVAGGWEDSESLRLEMKRSGNVKERACSWIESKGSVYVFHAGDLSCDESGEIERFLKDLQKRMKERGHRGSSMITSSSVFVDVDEEAKEAMVNLHCERLALAYGLIHLPAGSTIRIMNNLRMCRDCHEAFKLISEIVQREIVVRDVNRFHCFKNGSCTCRDFW